In Cydia strobilella chromosome 8, ilCydStro3.1, whole genome shotgun sequence, one DNA window encodes the following:
- the LOC134743473 gene encoding uncharacterized protein DDB_G0280205-like: protein MSSGFSPTKIDGVSTTTTVTDGPTTSFGSTDEVTTSTTAGDTLSTTDSSIPIAVAYKTGAKTQSDKSTTSSTTLTSEEPRPSSVADKSTTLAEPTTENSFVTPLTTIKEEAITPDTTITPKKITTITPKAITTEESKPTTLTDSVSTTTERTSADKLGSGHEINYSVYGYLALSLLLAAIVIWISYMIYTRHQANSYVLPPPAPEATPLNHITTAA from the exons ATGAGCTCAGGCTTCTCTCCTACGAAAATAGATGGCGTTTCGACTACGACAACTGTAACGGACGGACCTACCACCTCTTTTGGTTCAACAGATGAAGTTACAACTTCAACGACAGCAGGAGACACATTATCGACAACGGATTCAAGTATACCTATTGCAGTCGCATATAAAACAGGAGCTAAAACACAAAGTGATAAATCAACTACTTCGTCAACCACTCTTACATCGGAAGAACCCCGACCGTCATCCGTAGCTGACAAGTCTACCACGCTTGCAGAACCAACTACGGAAAATTCGTTCGTAACTCCATTAACTACAATAAAAGAAGAAGCAATTACTCCAGATACAACTATAACACCTAAGAAAATAACAACTATAACCCCTAAGGCAATAACAACGGAAGAAAGCAAGCCGACTACACTAACGGACTCTGTTTCAACTACTACGGAAAGAACATCTGCTGACAAACTTGG ATCTGGACATGAAATTAATTACAGTGTCTACGGATACCTGGCTCTGTCTCTCCTGTTGGCTGCTATTGTCATCTGGATCAGCTATATGATATACACTAGACATCAAGCGAACAGTTATG